From Ammospiza caudacuta isolate bAmmCau1 chromosome 15, bAmmCau1.pri, whole genome shotgun sequence, a single genomic window includes:
- the HCK gene encoding tyrosine-protein kinase HCK translates to MGCVRSKEAGGQEKIAKTDPDPDPGPTIQQGHYVRDPTATNKRNTNVPSMAVPLPVDGPGDSVVLALYDYEAMNAGDLSFQKGERMKVLEKSGEWWRARSLVTGREGFIPSNYVAQDNSLETEEWFFKDVSRKDAERQLLGPGNMIGSFMIRDSETTKGSYSLSVRDADELRGGAVKHYKIRTLDSGGFYISPRNNFNTLQELVQHYKGQSDGLCQRLTHPCRVPKPQKPWEKDAWEIPRESLSLERKLGAGQFGEVWMATYNKHTKVAVKTMKPGSMSVEAFLEEANLMKTLQHDKLVKLHAVVTREEPIFIITEFMEKGSLLDFLKSDEGNKLPLPKLIDFSAQIAEGMAFIEKRNYIHRDLRAANILVSAVLVCKIADFGLARVIEDTEYTAREGAKFPIKWTAPEAINYGSFTIKSDVWSFGVLLTEIITYGRIPYPGMSSVEVIRALERGYRMPRTDNCPEELYDIMMRCWKIKPEDRPTFEYIQSVLEDFFTATESQYQQEP, encoded by the exons ATGGGTTGTGTGAGGTCAAAGGAAGCTGGTGGCCAAGAGAAGATAGCAAAAACTGaccctgatcctgatcctggcCCCACCATCCAGCAGGGCCACTATGTGAGAGACCCCACAGCCACCAACAAGAGG AACACCAATGTCCCCAGCATGGCTGTCCCCCTGCCTGTGGATG GCCCGGGGGACAGCGTGGTGCTGGCACTCTACGACTACGAGGCCATGAACGCTGGGGACCTCAGCTTCCAGAAGGGCGAGCGCATGAAGGTCCTGGAGAA GTCAGGGGAATGGTGGCGAGCACGGTCGCTGGTGACAGGACGTGAAGGCTTCATCCCCAGCAACTACGTTGCCCAAGACAACTCGCTGGAGACAGAGGA gtggTTTTTCAAGGATGTCAGCAGGAAGGATGCGGAGCGGCAGCTCCTTGGCCCTGGGAACATGATTGGCTCCTTCATGATCAGGGACAGCGAGACAACAAAAG GCTCCTACTCGCTCTCGGTGCGGGACGCGGACGAGCTGCGGGGCGGGGCAGTGAAGCATTACAAGATCCGGACCCTGGACAGCGGCGGCTTCTACATCTCCCCTCGGAACAACTTCAACACGCTGCAGGAGCTCGTCCAGCACTACAAGG GTCAGAGCGatgggctgtgccagaggctCACCCACCCGTGCCGAGTGCCCAAACCACAGAAGCCCTGGGAGAAAGACGCCTGGGAGATCCCTCGGGAGTCCCTGAGCCTGGAGAGGAAGCTGGGAGCCGGGCAGTTCGGAGAAGTGTGGATGG CCACCTACAACAAGCACACCAAGGTGGCAGTGAAGACCATGAAGCCGGGCAGCATGTCTGTGGAAGCCTTCCTGGAGGAGGCAAACCTGATGAAGACTCTGCAGCACGACAAGCTGGTGAAGCTGCATGCAGTGGTCACCAGGGAGGAGCCCATCTTCATCATCACTGAATTCAtggagaaag ggagcttACTGGATTTCCTGAAGAGCGATGAGGGGAACAAGCTGCCGCTGCCGAAGCTGATCGACTTCTCTGCCCAG ATTGCAGAAGGAATGGCTTTTATTGAGAAGAGGAACTACATCCACAGAGACCTGAGAGCCGCCAACATCCTGgtgtcagcagtgctggtgtgcAAGATTGCAGACTTTGGGCTGGCCAGGGTCATCGAGGACACCGAGTACACGGCCCGGGAAG GTGCCAAGTTTCCCATTAAATGGACTGCACCAGAAGCCATCAACTACGGATCTTTCACTATAAAATCAGATGTCTGGTCCTTTGGGGTCCTCCTGACTGAGATCATCACCTATGGACGCATCCCCTACCCAG GGATGTCCAGCGTGGAGGTGATCAGGGCTCTGGAGCGTGGCTACCGGATGCCCCGCACAGATAACTGCCCTGAGGAGCTCTATGACATCATGATGAGGTGCTGGAAGATCAAACCCGAGGATCGCCCCACTTTTGAGTACATACAGAGTGTTCTGGAGGATTTCTTCACTGCCACAGAGAGCCAGTACCAGCAGGAGCCCTAG